The following are encoded together in the Bicyclus anynana chromosome 2, ilBicAnyn1.1, whole genome shotgun sequence genome:
- the LOC112053959 gene encoding 40S ribosomal protein S20 codes for MAAAAVSGKDIEKPQAEVSPIHRIRITLTSRNVRSLEKVCSDLINGAKKQKLRVKGPVRMPTKILRITTRKTPCGEGSKTWDRFQMRIHKRVIDLHSPSEIVKQITSINIEPGVEVEVTIADA; via the exons ATG GCAGCCGCCGCAGTGTCAGGCAAGGACATCGAGAAGCCCCAGGCGGAGGTGTCCCCCATCCACCGCATCCGTATCACCCTCACGTCGCGCAACGTGCGCTCACTGGAGAAAGTCTGCTCCGACTTGATAAATGGCGCCAAGAAACAGAAGCTGCGTGTGAAG GGTCCAGTTCGTATGCCAACTAAGATCCTGCGCATCACCACCAGGAAGACCCCTTGTGGTGAGGGTTCCAAGACCTGGGACAGGTTCCAGATGCGCATCCACAAGCGTGTGATAGACCTGCACTCACCGTCAGAGATTGTCAAGCAGATCACCTCCATCAACATCGAGCCTGGTGTTGAGGTGGAGGTCACCATCGCAGACGCGTAG
- the LOC112053958 gene encoding trafficking protein particle complex subunit 2-like protein: MAVCVAVIGKDNSPLYIGGIGNDPNADNELSRQWLVHTALDALEERLSTTNNSNTNSSTNTARADLRDLYLGLLYSTDTHKIYGYVTNTRIKLVLVTSSTSPGSNIRDAEVRTALRRLHALYADAICNPFHLPGDQITSLKFDKQVKSLMLNNV, encoded by the exons ATGGCTGTTTGTGTGGCTGTTATTGGGAAAGAT aaCTCACCATTGTACATTGGTGGAATAGGTAATGACCCTAATGCGGATAATGAGCTATCCAGGCAGTGGCTAGTTCACACTGCTCTTGATGCGTTGGAAGAGAGACTATCAACAACTAACAATAGCAACACCAACTCCAGTACAAATACAGCTCGAGCTGATTTACGCGATCTATATCTCGGTTTGCTGTATTCCACTGATACtcataaaat ATATGGTTATGTTACCAATACAAGAATAAAACTTGTACTTGTGACAAGCTCGACATCGCCTGGGAGTAACATAAGAGATGCAGAGGTCAGGACTGCTCTTCGTAGACTTCATGCTTTATATGCCGACGCTATTTGCAATCCTTTCCACTTACCTGGCGATCAGATCACTTCACT AAAATTTGATAAACAAGTGAAAAGCTTAATGTTAAACAATGTTTGA
- the LOC112053957 gene encoding von Hippel-Lindau tumor suppressor homolog — MMDRERRQLEDEEPGVLLYEEDEKGQLVVVKSLESASSAYLRFTNRTSRAVDVWWRDFSGVKKHYVRLQADTYFDINSFITHPWEFSDVATKETCVINNKAIFRPPSNIGGMLYRTNWNITIRVRSLRRSAMLVLAQRLNDPAAVDALGLPRVLAEEIKKLITVFHRPHTPTPPQRD; from the coding sequence ATGATGGATCGCGAAAGGCGACAGCTCGAGGATGAGGAGCCGGGTGTGTTACTATACGAGGAAGATGAGAAAGGGCAGCTCGTCGTAGTCAAGTCGTTGGAGTCAGCGTCGAGCGCGTACCTGCGTTTCACGAATAGAACTTCGCGGGCTGTCGACGTCTGGTGGAGGGACTTCAGCGGCGTGAAGAAACACTACGTCAGGTTGCAAGCGGACACTTACTTCGACATCAACTCATTCATAACACACCCATGGGAGTTCTCTGATGTAGCGACAAAAGAGACATGTGTGATTAACAATAAAGCAATATTCCGACCACCAAGCAACATAGGAGGAATGTTGTATAGAACAAATTGGAATATCACTATCAGAGTCAGATCTCTACGCAGGAGTGCAATGCTCGTACTGGCGCAGCGCCTCAATGATCCTGCAGCGGTTGATGCTCTGGGGCTGCCCAGGGTGCTGGCGGaggaaataaaaaagttgattacAGTTTTCCACAGGCCGCATACACCTACACCACCCCAGCGGGACTGA
- the LOC112053956 gene encoding oxidative stress-induced growth inhibitor 1 gives MRDNMKPCQHSLSDDVLYKDVVVIGNGPSGMVTSFMLAGNIPHLKQIPDDLPIDEMLKIRLQNLPPGQNLLEVDLMALAEGLEGRSQNPIALLVDNLLRPCADLGIQEESLIEWRYDVEKQIEHVVLGRGPPGGAWPTFPGGVRTLSPGAWLALPPHAAVGAGGGRVPARAVAAYCRRYVQACQLQRYFRSGVVVTSVTRAPRAGPPCHVSCPRAANFWVSGYDKSAGCGFRYLCRRVVVACGAGDRPNALPPRVSRRAVHSLADVQRALQLLADRGDGEKSVLVVGSGVSAADAVRLARLAALPVRHVHRAAADSLAKLSPVAYPDYCHVYKMMLDGPTGNHPNYTPYPEHIIVDIEPVTRETSLKHKEEFDDETLQPKRVKLLNLVTNKTVEVTANLIAVLIGSKPDLFFLQTNFNLNEMDIQKECIKCMDKKDENQRLCFLKNHWNNLKSVLGQGIQSCKSRYLNYSEINGNTDTKCLETNCNERKLSSDTEIDKSAVNCKCTHINIIPDSDKKIDCDCQPVNPYSSGIGFGVDPTKPVDGRSNPIAIDKSTHEILNAPKGMYALGPVTADNFIRFIPGGAVAIVSHLHREMKE, from the exons aTGAGAGACAACATGAAGCCTTGCCAACACTCGCTGTCAGATGATGTGCTGTACAAAGATGTTGTAGTCATCG GCAACGGCCCCAGCGGGATGGTGACGTCATTCATGCTGGCAGGCAACATCCCCCACCTCAAGCAGATCCCCGACGATCTGCCCATTGACGAAATGTTAAAAATCAG ATTACAGAACTTACCTCCCGGACAGAACCTCCTGGAGGTCGATCTCATGGCGCTGGCAGAGGGTCTGGAGGGCCGCAGCCAAAACCCCATAGCTTTACTA GTAGACAATTTACTGCGTCCCTGCGCTGACCTCGGCATTCAGGAGGAGTCGCTGATAGAGTGGCGCTATGACGTTGAGAAACAG ATAGAGCACGTGGTGCTGGGCAGGGGCCCGCCCGGCGGCGCGTGGCCCACGTTCCCGGGCGGCGTGCGCACGCTGTCGCCGGGCGCGTGGCTGGCGCTGCCGCCGCACGCCGCCGTGGGCGCGGGCGGTGGGCGCGTGCCGGCGCGCGCCGTGGCCGCCTACTGCCGCCGCTACGTGCAGGCGTGCCAGCTGCAG AGATACTTTCGGAGCGGCGTGGTGGTGACCAGCGTGACGCGAGCGCCGCGCGCCGGCCCGCCCTGCCACGTGTCGTGCCCGCGAGCTGCCAACTTCTGGGTGTCAGG GTACGACAAGTCAGCGGGCTGCGGGTTCCGCTACTTGTGCCGGCGCGTGGTGGTCGCCTGCGGCGCGGGCGACCGCCCCAACGCGCTGCCGCCGCGCGTGTCGCGCCGCGCCGTGCACTCGCTGGCGGACGTGCAACGCGCGCTGCAGCTACTAGCCGACAGAG GTGACGGCGAGAAGTCGGTGCTGGTGGTGGGGTCGGGCGTGAGCGCGGCGGACGCGGTGCGGCTGGCGCGGCTGGCGGCGCTGCCCGTGCGCCACGTGCACCGCGCCGCCGCAGACTCGCTCGCCAAGCTGTCGCCCGTCGCCTACCCGGACTACTGCCAC GTATACAAAATGATGCTGGACGGACCCACCGGCAACCACCCCAACTACACCCCATACCCCGAACACATCATAGTGGACATCGAACCTGTAACCAGAGAAACATCACTGAAACATAAAGAAGAATTCGACGACGAAACTTTACAGCCCAAGAGGGTAAAACTACTCAACTTGGTCACAAACAAAACAGTAGAAGTAACAGCGAACCTCATAGCCGTGCTCATCGGCTCCAAACCAGACCTATTCttcttacaaacaaactttaactTAAACGAAATGGACATACAGAAGGAATGCATCAAATGCATGGACAAAAAGGACGAGAACCAAAGACTGTGTTTCCTGAAGAACCATTGGAACAACCTCAAAAGTGTCCTCGGACAAGGCATACAGAGCTGCAAATCTCGATACTTGAACTATAGTGAAATCAACGGCAACACGGATACAAAGTGTCTCGAGACAAACTGTAACGAGAGGAAGTTGAGCTCGGACACAGAGATTGACAAGAGTGCTGTGAACTGTAAATGTACACACATAAATATCATTCCGGACAGCGACAAGAAGATTGACTGTGATTGTCAACCCGTGAACCCGTACAGTTCTGGGATTGGCTTTGGTGTGGATCCTACTAAGCCAGTGGACGGTCGATCGAACCCCATAGCCATAGACAAGAGCACGCACGAGATACTGAACGCGCCCAAGGGCATGTACGCGCTGGGGCCGGTCACCGCGGACAACTTCATTCGCTTCATCCCCGGCGGCGCTGTGGCTATCGTATCGCACTTGCACAGAGAGATGAAGGAATGA